The sequence atgccctaataatgtgaagtacctattttaccctttgatgttgatgggtttgcttgattttttgtgaaagtcttacacatttgaccgatttgacaactatcagtcataaaagtcaacgatttgacaactatcagtcaagagtaaaTATGACCAGtgagtggctagatcatgtgtccgcccgggcggacacataatttcactgggcggacacatgattttaccggtcggacacatgatctagcacccaaatcatgtgtccggccgataaaatcatgtgtccgtccgatgaaatcatgtgtccgcccgggcggccacatgattttatcggccGGATCATGTATCCGATCGGAAAAATTATGTGTCCGTccggtgaaattatgtgtctgcccggtgaaattatgtgtccgcccggggGAGACATGATCTAGCCATCCACCGGTCACAtatactcttgactgatagctgtcaaagcgttgacttttatgactgatagctgtcaaatcagTCAAATgtataagactttcacaaaaaactaAACAAACCCATCAAATCGAAGGGTATTTAAAAAATAGGATATAAAATGCTTATGTTTATAGAAGATgacatttttcacatataacttaaggaatgtgacattttaaattttcactctttgTTTAAATTAAAGTGGTGGATAATTTAATTGAACTTTTCATAAGATTAGATTTTATTGCATCTAATATTTGCAGTATTTtcacttatattttatttttgtaaaagtaCATTTATATAAATCACTAATTATACcttaaattgattttatttatcaattatctatttttatatatataaccgaCCTTCACGTGAGTGAGAGCATATACCATTAATACAAATATACCGTGACGAATTCCGTCAAAAGTTAACGGAACTATGGAAGTCCGTCCGTAGTACGGTGGTAGGTGGTAGCCATGGCAGCCTCAAGGCGACAGTCAACTtctgtttgtgtgtgtgtgggggggggggggggggggggcattACACACACTATCCACTGCCCCTCTATATAAAAAGGGGTCCCCCAGTTTCAATTCCTCCCAATAACTTGGCTTTCTCTCTCAACTCTTCCCACTCTCTCTAGAATTTATTGAaacctccctctctctctccgcaAAGACTGTGAGTGATATTTGTATGGCCGCTAATTTGCAGCGCACTCGTGGACTGGCGAAATTGGGCAAAAGATTAGCTGGCCAGATCCGCTCTCGCGATTCCCTCGCCATTTCTCAGCTCCACTGCAGGTGTGTGTGCTGTTGCTGGTGATGTCGATTATTCACCTAATTTTTTTGTTCAGGAATAGTAGTTAGCAATTAATTTGTGGAATGATCATGGGATTGATATGATCGAAGCTGTTTTTCAGCATAAATTTTTAGCAGTTGTTGATATCGAGCTTCTCCGTTCTATTTTCTGGTAGTTTCTTCATGATTAATTACTTCTGCTGAGACTTGTTGGTAGTTTAATCATGATCTTTAGAAGACATTTTttctgaaaataaaaataaaaattgtgttattttttCTTAAGCGATTAAGACGTTAATTAGAATTGGATAACGTTAatgtaattaaattgaaatgtGGAGTTGATGCTAGAGCTCACATGTCATTGTCcaataattctatttttttcatGCTTCTTATCTCTTGGAAAAGAAGTTATATGTATCATACAAAATTCCCTGCTGAAAATCTGTGAATTTTCTCGGCATTTTGACAAGTTTGTTGGCTATTGACAATTCTTTACTCTTTTGGTTTTTATTTTGTGATTATTGTTAAAATCTAATTAATGTTTCTATCGTGGTGTTTTTTTGGGGATTTAAATTCACATATATAATTGATAATTCTTGAATTCGATATAGTGATTGATGATGAGATTTTATAGTCAAATGGATGGTGTGTTTTTCAGTGAAGATCACgagatataaaaaattaaaacagaAAGAGAGACTTGAAAAGCTTAAACACATGGAGATTGAGTAGTCTAAaactttttaaattaaataatctaCCAGTACCATCGATGATTGGTATTCCATTGATTCTATAATTCTATTGCTAATGGTGGGGAGCAAATCAATTTAATTGATGCATGATCTTTTGCAGCATCACGAAAACCTTTGTATCATATAATATCCCTTTATGGTTGATGGACCCTTTTTGGCTGAGATAATTCAGAAGTCTCAATCAAGCATAGGACTGTATTTCTGTACTTATTTACATGCGTTCAAGATTCCATGAATGATCATCTTTGTAGATAGGACTTTGCTGTCTTTGCCATGAACGTGACATTTTGGCTATTTATTCTTATCAAAAAATAATGTCCTATTATAGTGACTATTTCAATTCTAACTTTTATATAGTGGTGGCTTTGGATGCCTTGATTCTATCTAAACTAGAGGAGGAGATGTTGAATTCCATGTGACTTTTGCTTGATTGATTCTATTTAGGGGGTGCTTTTGTTTTATTGGTTATATTGCCGTAGATATTTCTTGAACTGTACCTGCTTCGTCCCCGAATAAGTCTTCTATTTGGATATAAATCTTGTTCCTATCCTTGAATGCAAATTCTTTACTTTTTCATTTCTTCATGCAATAATTGGGGGTAAAAGGAGTAAAATTGCCCACTTTCATGGTATACGCATTTTGATGACTAGGGAACCTCCCCTCTATCCCCGAATAATTCTCCTATTGCAGATAAATCTTGTGTCCGAATGCAAATTCTTTATTTCATTTTCGATTTTCCATGCAAGTAAAAGAGTAAAATTGTCCACTTTCAAGATATACACATTTTGACTGCTGGGGAAACACTTATTCGGGGACACATGGAGTAACGGAAGGTGGGAGATTCATAAATTGCATATTGTTTTATCATGTGACCATCAAATTATCCAACAAGGATTAATTTCAACTGAATCTTTTGTCTTATGGGAGTTTAACTTACATGCCAAACCCCATTTTGAGCTCGATTTTTCTTACAAATAATTTGAGTATATTCCTCACTTCATTTGCATAATCTTGCACAATGTATGTATACAACAGGAGTGTGCAAGCTTCAGCCTACGACAAGAACCCGGAGGAGAATGTGAACTCGACTGTGGTCCCGGACCATGTAATCCCGCCTCAGCCGGACGAGTACTGGGCTCCTCATCCTAAGACAGGGGTGTTCGGGCCTGCAACGGATGAGAATCCGGGTTCGGGCCACAACCCTGGTGC comes from Salvia miltiorrhiza cultivar Shanhuang (shh) chromosome 3, IMPLAD_Smil_shh, whole genome shotgun sequence and encodes:
- the LOC131016133 gene encoding late embryogenesis abundant protein At5g17165 is translated as MAANLQRTRGLAKLGKRLAGQIRSRDSLAISQLHCRSVQASAYDKNPEENVNSTVVPDHVIPPQPDEYWAPHPKTGVFGPATDENPGSGHNPGAANGGSVLEEKAFFRPQEDLDKPPVQP